TGCGGCATACGGTAGCGAATCGTTATTTAACAGCCTGCGGCTGGCGATCGCGTTACGTGAACAGGCGAGCGACCTAGACCTTCGTCTGTTTCTGATGTCGGATGCCGTTACGGCGGGTTTGCGCGGTCAGAAGCCCACAGAAGGCTACAACATCCAGCAGATGCTGGAGATCCTTACTGCCCAGAACGTCCCGGTAAAACTGTGCAAGACCTGCACGGACGGGCGCGGGATCACGACACTGCCGCTGATCGACGGCGTGGAAGTCGGAACGCTGGTGGAACTGGCGCAATGGACGCTGGCCGCCGACAAAGTGCTCACCTTTTAATCCCCCTTTTCAGGCAAGCTTGCTGAAACAGCCGGTTATTTCCGAATTTAATCTTATTGGGGCGTATCTTTACCAAAAGTAAGTGCGCCCGATCACGCTTTTCTCCGGGATTTTGTCACTATTGTTTAATCGTTATGCCATTTTTTGATCAAAATCAGCATCCGCAGCCTAACTCTTTGGTGTTATGCCTCATGGGTAAAATGTGAACAACATCACGCAGCACTTCCGAAAGGAAGTACGTTGTTTTCAATACGGGGTGAGAAATGGCATTAGTAAAGGCAAGTTTGAAGTTATTTGGTGGGGATACCGTGGTCGTACGCTGTTCGGAGCGTTGCCACATCCATCTGATGAGCGAAAAAAATCACGTTAAAGACACGCAGACCGACATATTAAGCGTGCAGAACCGTGATAACGCATGGTTGACCGTACCGTATACCGGCGTCTGGAATGTCCTGATCGACAGTCATAGCCAGTCGCTTGAACATTCCATCAGTTATATCGCCGCCTGATACGCAAATGGCCCGGTCGCGCTTACGCAGCCGGGCCGACATAAGCCTCACGCGAAACCCGGCCGCAAAACACCTTCAGGCAGGGACTCCCCTAACAAACCGCGCACGTTAGTCACCAGATCGTTAAGACACTCATCCTGCATCCCCAGTTTCTGCAACTCCTGTTCAAGCGAAAACAGGTACTGCGCGTTCGTACCAAGCGGCCCACTGGCAGCAGCAATCAACGGGGCGATAATTTGCGCTCGCGTGTCCGACTCATACAGCGGATGGCGCGGATCCATAATAAATACCAGTGCATTGACCGTTCGTCCGTCGTCCAACGCCAGTTGACACCACGTCGGCAGGTAGCAGCCGGTGATCATTTCGCGCTTCCACAGCAGCGTTAATTCCTGTTCAAGCGAGGCATCCGGAAGACGATAGGCCACACCGGTGGTGCGTCCGCCCTCTTTTAGTGCAAGCATTCGTCCCGGCTGACACGCGGTTCCGCGCCCTGCCGTGAGACGCAGGCAAAATGCCCGATGCCATCCCACCAGCGTACCGGTACATGACTCCTCAAATTCTAACGCCGGGTTCCACATCAACGATCCATAACCGAAGATCCACACCGGTCCATCATCTGGTCGGCATGCCAGCGTCGCCGCAAGGGACGCTGCACGTTGCTCTGCTGACCATAAGAGTGATTCTTCAATAGCACCAAATGCCGTTTTACAATCGGCATTCATCAAGAAATCACGCGTTAACACCTTACACCTCCGCCACTGCATACTTCCCTGCGACAACTTTTTGACGCCTTCCGGGCATTTTAACTGCTCATTTTGAAACCAATATCACGACAATATGCAATTCATGGGCCGCTTGCAAGGCAGCAACGGGGGCGGGTAGCACGATTCGCCTACGCGTTCACGGGAGCTATAGCGTTAGACCTTATAATTGAAGTGGTTAGGATTTCTTATGCCACTTCTCATCTTCACCTTTGGCATACTCTTTTTTCACTGCTGACCACGCCACCTTATGTGCGGTCTCTTCCCGACTGGCATCATCGCGGCGATCGGCTTTGTCCTTGTACTGCTCCCAGGCACTATTGAACGCCTCTTTGTAGATCTCCTGGGCATGGGCGGGTAAGACGTGTTGTACGCTGTCTGGCAGATCTTTTTTTGCTTGATAGGGCATCATTGACTCCACTTTTTGGCTAAACCTTAAGTGTGGTCAACCCTGAGCGCCTCTGCCACTACAATAAGGTTTATTCATTCTGCAGCCTGCATAAGTTTCTGTTATTTAAACACTCTATAAACAAGAGTTTCTCTTTCTGTCGTTTTAAAGGTGAAAGGCCGAAATGCCGTAAAATTTCGTAAAATATCACCGTAAAGCCTGCGTTTTCTGTTATTTTTTACACGCTTTATTACATTTATAACTAAAATCGACCTGCAGAGATGGAGAGCATTCATGACATATGCACATGAGGCGGTGAAAACCCGCCATAAGGAGACATCGCTTATTTTCCCGGTTGTGGCGCTGGTAGTGCTGTTCCTGTGGGGGGGCAGCCATTCACTACCAGCGGTAATCGGCATTAACCTTCTTGCCCTGATTGGTATTTTAAGCAGCGCCTTTAGCGTTGTTCGTCACGCCGACGTACTGGCTCATCGCCTCGGCGAACCCTACGGCTCACTCATTCTGAGCCTGTCAGTGGTCATTCTTGAAGTCAGCCTGATCTCAGCGCTGATGGCGACCGGTGATGCGGCACCTACGCTGATGCGCGACACGCTCTATTCCATCATCATGATTGTCACTGGTGGTCTGGTGGGCTTTTCGTTATTACTGGGCGGGCGTAAGTTCGCCACTCAGTATATGAATCTGTTCGGTATCAAACAGTATCTGATTGCCTTGTTTCCGCTGGCAATTATCGTGCTGGTGTTTCCGATGGCGCTGCCCGGTGCGAATTTCACCACCGGCCAGGCGCTGTTGGTGGCCTTAATTTCTGCCGCGATGTACGGCGTATTCCTGCTCATTCAGACCAAAACGCACCAGAGTCTGTTTGTTTATGAGCACGAAGATGACAGCGACGACGACGACCCGCATCACGGTAAGCCCTCTGCGCACAGTAATGTGTGGCATGCCGTCTGGCTGGTGATTCATCTGATTGCGGTCATTGCCGTCACCAAGATGAACGCAAACCCGCTGGAGACACTGCTGACCGAACTGAACGCCCCGGTCGCCTTTACCGGCTTCCTGGTCGCGCTGCTGATCCTCTCTCCGGAAGGGCTTGGGGCGCTGAAAGCAGTGCTGAATAACCAGGTGCAGCGCGCCATGAATCTGTTCTTCGGTTCAGTGCTGGCCACTATCTCCCTGACGGTACCGGTGGTAACGCTGATTGCGTGGGCGACGGGGAATGACCTGGTGTTCGGCTTAGACGCACCAGAAATGGTAGTGATGGTGGCGTCACTGGTGCTGTGCCATATCTCGTTCTCAACGGGGCGCACTAACGTACTGAACGGTGCGGCGCATCTGGCGCTGTTTGCCGCCTATCTGATGACGATCTTTGCCTGATCCCTCAGACGAAAAAAACCCCGCTGCGGCGGGGTTTTCTGTTTCTGCGTGACTTAGTTCTCAGTGTCGAGCTCGTCGAAGCTTTTCACCAGATCGTCAACCGCTTTCATCTGCACCAGGAACTGTTCCAGCTTCGCCAGCGGTAGCGCGGATGGGCCGTCGCATTTCGCGTTGTCCGGATCCGGATGCGCTTCAATGAACAGACCGGCCAGACCGACCGCCATACCGGCACGCGCCAGCTCAGTCACCTGACCACGACGGCCACCAGACGCTGCGCCAAACGGGTCGCGGCACTGCAGCGCGTGGGTCACGTCGAAAATCACCGGGCTGTTGCCAGAAACTTTCTTCATCACGCTGAAGCCCAGCATATCGACAACGAGGTTGTCATAACCGAAGTTTGCCCCACGGTCACACAGGATCACCTTGTCGTTACCGCCTTCATGGAATTTATCCACGATGTTGCCCATCTGACCCGGGCTCACGAACTGCGGTTTCTTCACGTTAATGACCGCGCCGGTTTTCGCCA
The sequence above is drawn from the Citrobacter amalonaticus genome and encodes:
- a CDS encoding DsrE/DsrF/TusD sulfur relay family protein — translated: MQKIVIIANGAAYGSESLFNSLRLAIALREQASDLDLRLFLMSDAVTAGLRGQKPTEGYNIQQMLEILTAQNVPVKLCKTCTDGRGITTLPLIDGVEVGTLVELAQWTLAADKVLTF
- a CDS encoding DUF1883 domain-containing protein is translated as MALVKASLKLFGGDTVVVRCSERCHIHLMSEKNHVKDTQTDILSVQNRDNAWLTVPYTGVWNVLIDSHSQSLEHSISYIAA
- a CDS encoding gamma-glutamylcyclotransferase — its product is MLTRDFLMNADCKTAFGAIEESLLWSAEQRAASLAATLACRPDDGPVWIFGYGSLMWNPALEFEESCTGTLVGWHRAFCLRLTAGRGTACQPGRMLALKEGGRTTGVAYRLPDASLEQELTLLWKREMITGCYLPTWCQLALDDGRTVNALVFIMDPRHPLYESDTRAQIIAPLIAAASGPLGTNAQYLFSLEQELQKLGMQDECLNDLVTNVRGLLGESLPEGVLRPGFA
- the chaB gene encoding putative cation transport regulator ChaB, whose translation is MPYQAKKDLPDSVQHVLPAHAQEIYKEAFNSAWEQYKDKADRRDDASREETAHKVAWSAVKKEYAKGEDEKWHKKS
- the chaA gene encoding sodium-potassium/proton antiporter ChaA translates to MTYAHEAVKTRHKETSLIFPVVALVVLFLWGGSHSLPAVIGINLLALIGILSSAFSVVRHADVLAHRLGEPYGSLILSLSVVILEVSLISALMATGDAAPTLMRDTLYSIIMIVTGGLVGFSLLLGGRKFATQYMNLFGIKQYLIALFPLAIIVLVFPMALPGANFTTGQALLVALISAAMYGVFLLIQTKTHQSLFVYEHEDDSDDDDPHHGKPSAHSNVWHAVWLVIHLIAVIAVTKMNANPLETLLTELNAPVAFTGFLVALLILSPEGLGALKAVLNNQVQRAMNLFFGSVLATISLTVPVVTLIAWATGNDLVFGLDAPEMVVMVASLVLCHISFSTGRTNVLNGAAHLALFAAYLMTIFA
- the kdsA gene encoding 3-deoxy-8-phosphooctulonate synthase, with product MKQKVVSIGDIKVANDLPFVLFGGMNVLESRDLAMRICEHYVTVTQKLGIPYVFKASFDKANRSSIHSYRGPGLEEGMKIFQELKQTFGVKVITDVHEASQAQPVADVVDVIQLPAFLARQTDLVEAMAKTGAVINVKKPQFVSPGQMGNIVDKFHEGGNDKVILCDRGANFGYDNLVVDMLGFSVMKKVSGNSPVIFDVTHALQCRDPFGAASGGRRGQVTELARAGMAVGLAGLFIEAHPDPDNAKCDGPSALPLAKLEQFLVQMKAVDDLVKSFDELDTEN